A portion of the Sulfurospirillum diekertiae genome contains these proteins:
- a CDS encoding DedA family protein encodes MHAIIDWIVQTVGVLGYLGIFIMMLIESSIFPLPSEVVMIPAGYLCAKGEMNLVVVIALGTLGSISGALLNYYLAVKLGRKLILKYGHYVFIKPETLEKVELFFKTHGSFSTFTARLIPVIRHYISLPAGLARMHLGLFCFYTGFGAGIWVSILTFLGYFFGQNEALLNEHLHTISIALIVFIVIFAAIYIWLHKKKERKRSAKKL; translated from the coding sequence ATGCACGCTATTATTGATTGGATTGTTCAAACCGTTGGAGTTTTAGGATACCTTGGTATTTTTATAATGATGTTGATTGAAAGCAGTATTTTCCCACTCCCCAGCGAAGTGGTGATGATACCCGCTGGGTATTTGTGTGCCAAAGGCGAGATGAATTTAGTTGTTGTGATTGCCCTTGGAACGCTCGGAAGCATTTCAGGTGCACTTTTGAACTATTATTTGGCAGTCAAGTTAGGTCGAAAGTTGATTTTGAAGTATGGACATTATGTTTTTATTAAGCCAGAAACGCTGGAAAAAGTCGAACTGTTTTTTAAAACACACGGTTCATTCTCAACGTTTACCGCAAGACTGATTCCTGTGATTCGCCACTACATTTCTTTGCCTGCTGGCTTGGCACGTATGCATTTAGGACTTTTTTGTTTTTACACAGGCTTTGGAGCGGGTATTTGGGTTAGTATTTTGACATTTTTAGGCTATTTCTTTGGTCAAAATGAAGCGCTCCTCAATGAGCATTTACACACAATATCAATAGCATTGATCGTTTTTATTGTTATCTTTGCTGCTATTTACATTTGGCTACACAAGAAAAAAGAGCGCAAACGAAGCGCTAAGAAGCTTTAA
- a CDS encoding DnaJ domain-containing protein: MFQGLEYSDFEKALTTLGVVSKTDKKTLHKLYLSLSKEFHPDAPNGDTVKFQAINDAYQLVKTYMENYRFDFDEVEFKKQYPFSKSDWLSGR, translated from the coding sequence ATGTTCCAAGGTTTAGAGTACAGTGATTTTGAAAAAGCACTCACAACCTTGGGCGTTGTCTCCAAAACCGATAAAAAGACTCTTCACAAACTTTACCTTTCCCTCTCCAAAGAATTTCATCCAGACGCCCCAAATGGCGATACTGTCAAATTTCAAGCAATCAACGATGCGTACCAGTTAGTAAAAACGTATATGGAAAATTACCGTTTTGATTTTGATGAAGTAGAGTTTAAAAAACAGTATCCATTCTCGAAGAGTGATTGGCTGAGTGGAAGATGA